GAAAAACCGAGTATCCGAGCTTGAAAAAATCATACGCGACTTCTGCGTACTTATCCATATTCTCACTATAGCCGTTCACGACGATGACAGATGCTATCGCCCTTGGATTGAGAAAAATCTTACATCTTATTTGAATTCCTTCTTGCCCTTTAAATTCACATGGAATCGAAGTATTTCTAAAAAATGGATTCACAAATGTCGCGATCTTTAGGGAGTACCCATCCTCCGGAATAGCTTCAGCTGAAAGAGAAAGAAGCGAGGCCACAATTAAGGCGAAAATAATTCTGTTGAAGAATCTGCAAGACCAATTGAGCACAGCTCTGGAATATAACCCTATTCCCCTTTTGCACTTCATATTATGCGAAGTTTATGTGAAGTGGTACCCGGGACAGGACTTGAACCTGCACACCTTTCGGCACTAGATCCTAAGTCTAGCGTGTCTGCCAATTTCACCACCGGGGCATATTATCCTTAAACATTCCGATCACTACTTGCTTATAAGCTTCCTATAATCGGGCGCTCGCATCAAATTGGCAAGCTCCTTCTCTGTGTCCATTTCGATTCGAACCATCCATCCCTCATTCATTGGATCGTCATTAATAGTTCCAGGCGCATCACCCAACGAAACATTGACCTCAATGACAGTCCCTGAAACAGGAGCGTATAGATCATTGGCAGCCTTCACGCTTTCAATCACTCCAAACGGCTCGCCCTGGGTTACTTTCGCACCTTCTTCAGGAAGCTCAACATAGACAATCTCACCCAACTGATCCTGAGCAAATTCTGTCACACCAACAGTGACCACATTTTCATCCACCTGAGCCCAT
This region of Bdellovibrionales bacterium genomic DNA includes:
- the gcvH gene encoding glycine cleavage system protein GcvH, encoding MATYQIPEENYYTKEHEWAQVDENVVTVGVTEFAQDQLGEIVYVELPEEGAKVTQGEPFGVIESVKAANDLYAPVSGTVIEVNVSLGDAPGTINDDPMNEGWMVRIEMDTEKELANLMRAPDYRKLISK